In the Romeriopsis navalis LEGE 11480 genome, CCGATAGCTCTGTCCGCCGGCTTCACAACAACCGCGGGCGGAGAAAGCTGTCTTCCAGGGAGAGTTCAGAACGCAACCAGGTTCTTCAGTAAAACACTGTCCGAAGGAAGGTGTGATTCCTTTTTGTTCATGCACCAATGAGGCATATGTCACATACCTCTGAACTGGTCTGGCTTGTGTGGGTAAACTCTTCATTAGATTGCGTCCTTGACTAGATCTACTTTTCATTGACAAGTAACTACTCTTCAAGATCAATGCAACTGACCGACAAAACAGATCATCTAATAGCACTGACCAGAATAATCGCTAACCTTAATAGATAGGCAACACCTAGTAAACTAGAGAAAAATACTAACAGCTCTCATGGTCATCGACATGTTGGTTTTCACGGCTAAGATATCATGAGTCTACTGCGATGATTTAAGGAGTCAAAATATTTTATTGCAGTTGACTAGCCTATTTTTTGCATAGGCTAGTCATGAAGTCTTGATTAGAGCATTTTGAGGAGATGAGGTGCCACCTTTATGACCTCAGGCGCTATTTGAGTAATGGGAGAGGTAATGGCACCCATCACCTTAACTAGATCATCAACCCAGTTGCTGGCTTCAACTCCAGCCATATCAGATGCGGAAGTTGTATGGAGATTTCTTTGAACTGGTACAGATTGCTTGGGTAAATTCATGATGGTAGTCCTTATGCTTTTTTGGGCTTTGTCATTCAACGTAACTTACAGAGAAACTGGTATTTTTGTAATTCCTCCTATTATTTTAGATTGCATATCTGGATGAGACTATCCAAGTAGGATTTATTTTGGAAGCTACTTGAAATAATCAAAACTAGTTTGGTTGCCAAACCTGTTTGAGCCTAGAGGAGGAGCAATGGCAATAGGGCAGGGGCCAGCTTTAGTGCTGGGTCCATAACCATTTTAAAACCCGTTGCAAAATCATCGAAAAAGTCACTTGCCTCAACCCCAGTAGTCTCTGAGGCGTGGGTTGTATGCAATGTTCTTTGAACTGGGCTAACTTGCTTTGGCAAATTCACGTTTCCACCCTCTTAGCTATGATTGTACATCGTGGCCTTTTCTGACTTGAGATTTTAGAGAATAGCAATTGAATTATTATTTGTCTCCAGTAATTCACCATCTTCAAATAGAATTGGCAGCCATTCTTTCGACAGTTAGATCTCACTAATTTAGTCTAACATTGTGCTTGGTATATTCAAGTATCTCCAAGTCAAATTTTTCTTTATTATTGTTTAGTGCGCACAATAATTTTTGCCTGACATATTCCTCTCCTTAGTCAAATATCGTTTTAGTAAAACAAGAATCAACTCCAAACCATCCCCACCGCTTGATTTTCTTTTTTGGCTCCTCTATAAGGAAATATCTTCAGAGGGTAACCACCTAATAACTTGGCTAAACCTACGACTTCTTTTTGGAAAGTCTCACCGCTCCATTCATCTTCTAATGCAAGTCTTGGCAACATCACATCAAACATTACTACCAGCCTATTGTAGCCATACTTGTTAAAGATTGTACCACCTATACTATTAGGCATCGGATCAATAAACTCCATCCAAAACCTGAATAAAGTAGCTTTATTATCGGGCTTTCTAAGATATTCAAAAAAGCTCCAAAGACTTCCTTGAGGTGCATGATCTACTTCAGCATTCAAGCGGATTAGCCAAATCAAGAAATCAAGAGATTGATAAATATATGATGGTTTTTCATGAGGCGGTAGTTGAATTCGATACTCTTTTCCATAAAGGGCATAGATCACATCTTGGACACTGAAGTTGAAAAATGTGCTTACACCTTCTTCAGAGGTGTAAGTGATCGTTCGCGCAACATATGTAATATTCTTCAATATCTCAAAGAATCCAATTCCATGACATAAATAATTTTCCTTAGGGAAATCGCCAAATATACGAGAAGCAAGTCGCTTATGAACCCAGGTATATGTACTTGTGCGAGAGTTGATATTTACGAACCTTAGAAAGTGAGCAAATCCGCCATCATTTTTTTCAGGAAGTTTTCTCTCTGTTATGTATACTGTGAAAGTGCCAAAAGTTGCTTTGAAATGCTTTAGTTGCTGCTCTTCATCTGATTTCTTATATTTCATTAAACCTAGATCGATAAATATATTTAGTTGCGTTAAATAATCAAGAGGAGCTGCTGAGCTCGAAGAAAGTTGAGCTTTGCCAGCGACTTCCACGATTTTATTAACGATCTCATATAAGTCGCAATTCTTGTGCGCAGAAAAATCACGGTAAAATTCTTCAATGAGATTCTCCCCATCTTTAGCGTCAAAGACAACATAATCAAGGAAAGCTCCTAATGGTAGTTGTCTCGGATATTGGCTTCTATTGCGTACAAACGTTGCTGAAAACAAGAATCCAATTGATTCATAAGCATAGCCCAATTTAGACGAACGTAATTCTTCAACATGTCGTGAAGCTTCATCACCCCGACCAAGCTTAGCAAGGTCTGAGAAGGGAACATGAAAGCCTAATGCCTTATTAACATCACTCGTAGTAAACTTAAAAACATCTTCTTTGCCATCTATCTCATAAGTAGTCCGTCCTGCAATCTCTACTAGGATGTCAATTGCTTTCGGAATTCCATAACGTTTATTTTGATAAATAGAAAGCCGCTTAAAAAAAGGCTCGAATACTTCTTCTAGCCGCTCCGGATGGCTCTGCATATACTCAATAAAGGCACGGAAACCTCCTGGTGTTTTGTCACTTTTACTAAGTATCATCCGATTAAGAAAGTCAAGCGAACTTTTGACATTTTTCAAATCAAAATTGTATGGCTCATTCATGTTTTTTCCTCGTGCTATTGATTTCAATCAAGATTGGGCACCTAAAATCCTCTTCAGGATGCTAGAAATCCAAATGAATGCATGTAGCTCTAATTACAACTAAATAGTGGATGATGTCGATCTACTAAAGTCAAAACACTCCACATTGCGATATGCAAGCCAACATTGATTGACCACTCAGCAGATGGCAGCCACAAAAGCTAGGTGCGCTAAGATATTGCATCGGATCATTGTAATTTGCACCATGCTCCAATCCAAATAGAATATTCCGCCGATCAAGGTCAGGCAGGAAATTAAAATCACTTAAATCAAACACCGTCTGTGGCTTATACAGCCCCTGTAAATGATGAACTCGCTTGCCTATCGAGATTGCTTTGTAGCGTTCAACTGGTTTAACTTGCTTGGGTAATTTCATAGAACTCCCCCTAAATCATGTTTCAATTTTTGATTCATTTAAGAGAAAGCTCTTCTCTTAAATGATTTATTTTTCATGGAGACGATGTTTGTGATAAAGCAATCGCAAAATGGCACCGATATCGCTAGCCTCGATTCCGGGTTTCTCAGATGTTGATCTTGTCGTTGAAGACAGACGTTGAATTGGCATTGTTTGCTTGGGGACCTTCATTGCTTGCTCCTTAATTTTTAAAATGATGTTTCGTTGGTGTCGTAAGCGCTTAGCGATTACTCAAATCCCCCTAGTCTAGGAAATATCCCAAATTCTCGGTTGGCCGATCGTGACCGGCATCAGGTCACTGACATCGATCGTGTAGCGCAGTACCCTCCTTGCCCGTCGGTCATTTTCCGGATCAAAAAAGGTGATTTTTACATCCCAACAATCAGAATCAACACGGCAGAATGGACTCTTTTCGACCGCAATCGAATCTAACTGCATTGCCACAGCCATGTCTGTACCGCCACCAACCCGCTGGCGATTTCGCAATACATCAACCATCGCATCAGAAAACTGGAAAACATTTGCAGAAGCGTAATTCAGAGCGCGCTCTTGTGCCGTTTGCCCTAAATTGCGTAAATCATAGTAGATGCGTTGGAGAAAGCTTCTTAAGGCATATTCGACTTCGCCTCTTTCCGCGTCACCTAGTCCTGATTCGTTATTATCACCAGCAATTGCTGCCATGACTGATGAAATTAATTGATTCGTATTCCAGGCATACATTCCTCGGGTGTTTAGCGGCTCAATTACAGGAACAACCTGCCCAGAAAATAGACGAACTGTCTTGCCAGTTAAAACACCAGGTAATGAAATACGCTCAATATATTCGTTACTATTACTTGCGAGAATTTGCCCGGCTAAAAACTCAGCCATTTGTTTATATACGACATAACCGAATGCACCTTTTGGTTCAATTGCATAGATTGGGGTTAACTCTAGATTTAAAGTCCAGATCAGGGATGCAGCTTCTTCGGGATTCCCATTCGCTGCTTGCCCATCCCCTCGAGGAGATCCAAGTAGGTAGTTAACCATTTGCCTTGCATCATAGGGATTAGCTGGTATTGCAATCGTCCCATCTGGGACATTTCCATCAGGAAAGCTTTCCGCACTATTATTTGCATTGACGACGGGCATAAGTTGCTTAAAACTATCGCGCCGTGCTTCAGTCGCAAAATCATATCCGATCACCCCGATCGCATAGATCAACGATGATGGGGAACTGTCGCAGCCGCAGCCTTCTGAAGGCGCAACAGCGGATGGGGCGACTTGATTGACCGTCGGATAATTCTGCGGCATCGGTGTAGAAGCAAATTGTGCTGGAACATTGGCGACGACTTGGTTAGTTTCTGGACTACTCGCCTGTAGACCTTGAATATTGTTGGTCATGCCTGCTGGCGGATAAGTAGGTGTGGATTGGCTACCCGGATAAGTAGGAATGGGTTGGCCGTTTGGCGTTGCCATTCCACTTGCGCTAAGCACTCCAACCGGAACATTTTGATCTGTAAGTGTTTGAGGGGTGTTTGCTGGGGGGGCATAATTCTCTGGCTGAGTAGCAAGAACGGTGGCTTGTGGATATATCGGAGAATTGGGTTGGCCCATAGAATTATCGAATTCAGCGGTATGAGATTCACTCGGATTGATGTTACTCATGTTTATTCCTATTTGAGCAGATGATGCAGATACTGTTTCAGAAACAGTAATTTCTGACTGATTAACGATCGTGTTATACACCTCCAAAATATCAAGACGTCCTGTAAGACAACGTTTTCCTGTATCAGAAGCACAAGATAATGCTGTACGCAAAATCGCCTCTTTAATTTGATAAGGATTCGGTGATTGTCCTTGTTGAATTTGGAGGCTTAACATCAGGCCAATCAGGCCAGTGACGATCGGTGTAGCGAAGCTGGTGCCGCTTTTGCGTGCGCTACCGCCACCGGGCATTGCGCCTAAAATTTGTTCTCCGGGTGCGAGGATACCGTTGGTTTGGTAGGTTTCCCCCCAGTTACTAAAGTCGAATGGATGACCACGGATATCCAGTGCGCCGACTGCCAAAACGGCCGGCAGTGCTGCAGGCAGATGGAGACAGTCGCAACCATCATTACCAGCGGCGGCGACAATCAAAACCCCAGCTTTATGGCAAGCCTGCACCGCCTCGGCCAAAATTGTTTCGGCCGCATCAGGAGCGCTGAGTTCGCCACCACTAATATTGATAACGTGGGCACCCTGATCCAGGGCTTGGTTAATCGCACGGGCCAGATCTAACTGCGATAACCGAGCCTTATCATCCGAGAAGATCGGGGCAATGATGCCGTTACAAGCCGGGGCAATGCCGCGAATTTCGCTATCATGTTGACCAAAAATTACACTGGTAATATGTGTGCCATGTTCTGACATTCTTCCGACACCAGGGGCGGAAGAAACGAGTGTTGGCAGTTTTGATAACTGTGCATCCTGGAGTGAGGGGTGAGTAGTATCAACAGGACCATCAAGAACTGCAATTTTGACAGTTGGATAACCGAGTGTGCTTTTCCAAATTTGTTGGAACGCCGATGTGTCATATCGATTCATGATGTAACAACTCTCTCTCAATTCCACCGGTTAGACTAAAAAAATTGCCATTTAAAGCCTAGGCTAGATTCTAAATAAGTAGGCGTGCAACATTGGCAATCTCCAAAATACACATTACAAAAAAATAATTTCCCGTAATCATACTGACAATCCAATGTCTAAGTTAGAGAGCTAGTTCCCAGAGCACATATTTAAGAAGAGCAAAACCCTTAGATATAAAAAACTAAAATATCTCAGGTGGTATTTTCTGAAAATTATATCTAGTGTATGTTTTAAGTCTGGTTTAAAATATCTTCATACCTAACCCCCTATTTATAGCTGGTACACCTGGACAAAGCTTACAATCGCCGTAACGTGGTTGGCCAAATGTTGGGTTACTTTTATAGTGCTTATAAGCTACTACACCAGGCGTAGCACACGTCGTATTCCGATTATTACTCGAAGACCATGGATGTAATTGAGTACATCCACCGTCTAAATACCCCCAATATTGTGCCGAGGCCCTAACCCCCAAACTCGATATACCATCTGCCGCAGCAGATGTAGTGTAGAGATTATTTCTTAAAATAGGTTGAGATTGGTTTGGTAATTTCATCGTATTTTCCTCGCGGTTTTGATTTAGTTATTATTCTGCAAGTAACTCAGTTACTCGACTACTTAGGTCACAGCATCTTACACAGGGCCAAGCCATTGCCTCCGGCCATCGTGGCATCTTATACAGGGTTTACCAACCAAAAAAGCATCACTCCTCCAAGAGCCGCCAGGATTATCGGCACACCAGTTTTCTAGTGTGGTGTGCTCATCTTCCCAAGGAGTCTCTTGACAGTTACCATCGGTAAAACATGTTCCATCTTGCGATGATTTGATTCCTACGGAAATAAGCGGAGTGGCATAGAGCTGCTTTCTCAAGAGCGGTTCAGATTGGTTGGGTAATCGCATTGATCTTGTTCTCTTAGTTGTGATTATAAGGAAATATTCTCCCACATGGAGAGCAAGGCCCTTCCCCTCCACCCGGCAGATGACGCCTCCAAGCACCATCGCTAAATTGCTTACAACACTTCTCTTTTGTGCTGTGCATATCCTCAAAAGGGGTATAGAAACACGTAGGATCTGTATAACAAGTTCCTATGATTTTCTCCCTTCTTTTATTCCTTCTTTTATTTGGACCTCCCTGTGACAATATGCCTGCCGAAAAAACTGGCGTAGCATAGAGCATCTGTCTCAAGATTGGTGTAGATTGACTGGGTAATTTCATCACGATTCCCCTGAATTTTTCTCTCAACGTGGGCATCGTCGGCATGGCCCCTGCCTGTCTCCATTGGGTCCATCAGCCTGCCATGATAAATATCCTCTTGCACAACACTGGGCCATTGTGCCACTCACAAAACCGCGATCAGGATGAGGTTCATAGGTGCAGTTATCGTCCGTAAAGCAGTCCCCAATTACCGGTGCTATTAGTTCTTTTCTTTTATTTGGACCTCCCTGCGACAATATACCTGCCGAAAACATTGGGGTAATATTGAGCTGCTGTCTTGAGATCGGTTCAGACTGTTTCGGTAATCGCATTCATCTCTTTTCCTTAGGAATGACTTTGGACACTGCTATTAACAAAAGGATAAGGGTACGATTTCATAACTGAAACCAATATTGCTATAGCAAAACTGCGCAACCGGAATTGACTATGCTTATTCATCACTTCAACCGAAAGTAACATTGCCAAGCATGCTAAATCTTGCACAAAGCTGTTATTTTTTGCACATAACTGCGACGATTCGAACTTCTTACTACAGAAATTCGTAATTGAGCTACGAAACAATTGAAGCCACCAACCTCTAAATCCATAGAAAAACAGGACCCCCCTAAAATATTGCCTTGAGGTGCAATCGGGGTTTATTGAACAACTGATGGGACATCTCTAGATCTGACTTGAAAATTGCAGCTACAGCGACACAAAATAACCAGAAATAGAATTGATCTACTCCAGCTGGATGTGTCCTTATTGCACAATCAATATATCTGCCATGTTCTATTGGCTTTCAAGATATATTCAGGCTAATTCTGATCAGGCGGGGCCATATACCATGAGCCGAAAACCTGCTGAGCCATACACAGCGGAAGACTTAAAATATCTAGTTTGATCTGAACCGATATATCCAATTTCATTTTTCGGTAGAGCACTCGAGGCATAGTTTCAACTAATCCCTGACGAAAGCCATAAAAATGGCCCTTCCCAACTTGTACTTTGTAGTCCAAGCAGCTAAAAAAGAGTGAAGTGAATCTAGCGTGTCCATTAGACCAGTGAAGTTAAATTATCGCTTCAGCTGGCTAATTCAAGAACCGGGTAAACAGTGTTATACGGCGCTTAATTCATTAGATTGTCATATAACACCATTTAAACTAGCAGCTAAATCCATTAAAAGTCAACCAGCTAATTTAAATTAGTGTTAACTGTGCGATTTAAACGTCAAACAACAGAATTCTTATTTAGGAGCAAGCATTTCTACTATTTACCTAACGAGGCTAAATTTATTGTTGCTTGGCATATTCTGTCTCACAGTGCCTGAATTACTGAGGAACTGAAATGGATTAGTCAAACCCCGATAAATCCAAGTCATCCATTTCCTGCAAAAAGGCCACCAGCCGATCGCTGATTTTGCCCACACCACCCATCACATTCGATTCGATATTCAACGGTAATACCGGATCGTGCAGCGACAACCGTAAGAGAAACCAACCATCTTCGGTTGCAGCACTGCAAGCCACCCGAATGCCTTCATGATTTTTGGGCACGATCGACCAATCAGCCTGCTCCGCCACAAACGCCTCAAGATTTTTGATCACCGCTTCGCCATAGGGTTTGAAATCCGCCACCCCAATCTTCAGCCGCACCTCGCGGCTCTCCGCCGGTTCCTTCAGATTCGCGATCAAATCGGTTAATACCCGGCCCGCCTGCTTACTGCGGGCTAGCTCGATCAACAGCTTACTGACCAAATAGGCCCCATCATCAAGGAAATAATTCTCCTTCATCGCGCCGTGACCCGAAGTTTCGATCGCCAGCCACGATTCCTCCCCCGCTTCATTCAGTCGCACCGATTCATTGATCACATTTTTGTAACCGCGCTTGAAGCGGTGATGCTTGCCGCCTAAGTCTTGCTCAATAAAATGAGTCAAACCATCCGAGGTAATCGAATCCGTGACGATCGTCGAACCCGGATGCTCCTGCAGCACGATCGCGCTAATCAAGGCAATCAGCTTATTCCGATTTAGCTCATTCCCCTG is a window encoding:
- a CDS encoding PatA/PatG family cyanobactin maturation protease is translated as MNRYDTSAFQQIWKSTLGYPTVKIAVLDGPVDTTHPSLQDAQLSKLPTLVSSAPGVGRMSEHGTHITSVIFGQHDSEIRGIAPACNGIIAPIFSDDKARLSQLDLARAINQALDQGAHVINISGGELSAPDAAETILAEAVQACHKAGVLIVAAAGNDGCDCLHLPAALPAVLAVGALDIRGHPFDFSNWGETYQTNGILAPGEQILGAMPGGGSARKSGTSFATPIVTGLIGLMLSLQIQQGQSPNPYQIKEAILRTALSCASDTGKRCLTGRLDILEVYNTIVNQSEITVSETVSASSAQIGINMSNINPSESHTAEFDNSMGQPNSPIYPQATVLATQPENYAPPANTPQTLTDQNVPVGVLSASGMATPNGQPIPTYPGSQSTPTYPPAGMTNNIQGLQASSPETNQVVANVPAQFASTPMPQNYPTVNQVAPSAVAPSEGCGCDSSPSSLIYAIGVIGYDFATEARRDSFKQLMPVVNANNSAESFPDGNVPDGTIAIPANPYDARQMVNYLLGSPRGDGQAANGNPEEAASLIWTLNLELTPIYAIEPKGAFGYVVYKQMAEFLAGQILASNSNEYIERISLPGVLTGKTVRLFSGQVVPVIEPLNTRGMYAWNTNQLISSVMAAIAGDNNESGLGDAERGEVEYALRSFLQRIYYDLRNLGQTAQERALNYASANVFQFSDAMVDVLRNRQRVGGGTDMAVAMQLDSIAVEKSPFCRVDSDCWDVKITFFDPENDRRARRVLRYTIDVSDLMPVTIGQPRIWDIS